In Deltaproteobacteria bacterium, a single genomic region encodes these proteins:
- the bcp gene encoding thioredoxin-dependent thiol peroxidase, which produces MSSMKHKPGDAAPDFRLPDQEGNPHGLSDYRGKWVLLFFYPKDATPGUTTEARSMRDHIGAFDKAKATVLGISVDPVKSHARFAAKHELPYSLLADEEKEVVRLYDVWGKKKFLGREYEGTYRMSFLIDPDGRIARIYEKVKPARHAREVLDDLAELA; this is translated from the coding sequence ATGTCATCCATGAAACACAAGCCCGGTGACGCGGCGCCGGACTTCCGGTTGCCCGACCAGGAAGGCAATCCCCACGGGCTCTCCGACTACAGGGGGAAGTGGGTATTGCTGTTCTTTTATCCCAAGGACGCCACCCCCGGCTGAACGACGGAGGCCCGCAGTATGCGGGACCACATCGGCGCCTTCGACAAGGCCAAGGCCACCGTGTTGGGGATCAGCGTGGATCCGGTCAAGAGCCATGCCAGGTTCGCCGCGAAGCACGAGCTTCCCTACTCGTTGCTGGCGGACGAAGAGAAGGAAGTCGTGCGGCTGTACGACGTCTGGGGCAAGAAGAAGTTCTTGGGAAGGGAGTACGAGGGAACCTACCGGATGTCCTTCCTCATCGATCCCGACGGCAGGATCGCGAGGATCTACGAGAAGGTGAAGCCCGCACGGCACGCGCGCGAGGTGCTCGATGATCTGGCGGAGCTGGCATAG
- a CDS encoding DUF427 domain-containing protein, whose protein sequence is MEIVHKPRSYGEHTDHWLDFEESPRRVRVKFGGETLADTRRAMLLREAGHVPVYYFPQEDVRMEFLTPNDHHSRCSVKGEASYWDITAGNETAESAAWSYLDPEPRSRDIAGYLSFYWNRMDGWYEEEDEIFVHARDPYKRVDVLQASRHVQVTVGGEVVADSTSPRIVLETGHLIRYYLPREHVRADMLEPSDTRSQCPYKGKARYWSVRVGDDIFKDTVWSYEETIPECPRIKDLMCFFNERVDAIHVDGERLEIPRTKWSRS, encoded by the coding sequence ATGGAAATCGTACACAAGCCCCGGAGCTACGGCGAGCATACCGATCACTGGCTCGATTTCGAGGAAAGCCCCCGGCGGGTCCGCGTCAAGTTCGGCGGCGAGACCCTGGCGGACACCAGGCGCGCCATGCTGCTGCGGGAAGCGGGCCACGTCCCGGTCTACTACTTCCCGCAAGAAGACGTGCGCATGGAATTCCTGACGCCCAACGACCACCACAGCCGCTGCTCCGTGAAGGGCGAGGCCTCCTACTGGGACATCACCGCCGGAAACGAGACGGCCGAGTCCGCGGCCTGGAGCTACCTGGACCCCGAGCCCCGGTCCCGTGACATCGCGGGGTACCTCTCCTTCTACTGGAACCGGATGGACGGCTGGTACGAGGAGGAGGACGAGATCTTCGTCCACGCTCGGGACCCGTACAAGCGGGTGGACGTGCTACAAGCCTCTCGGCACGTCCAAGTGACCGTGGGTGGCGAAGTGGTGGCCGATTCCACAAGCCCCCGGATCGTCCTGGAGACCGGGCACCTGATCCGCTACTACTTGCCCCGGGAGCACGTGCGCGCGGACATGCTGGAACCCAGCGACACCCGGTCCCAATGCCCCTACAAGGGCAAAGCCCGCTACTGGTCGGTTCGGGTGGGGGACGATATCTTCAAGGACACCGTCTGGAGCTACGAGGAGACCATCCCCGAATGCCCCAGGATCAAGGACTTGATGTGCTTCTTCAACGAGCGGGTAGACGCCATCCACGTGGACGGCGAGCGGCTGGAGATCCCCAGGACCAAGTGGTCGCGGAGCTGA